The following are encoded in a window of Mycobacterium vicinigordonae genomic DNA:
- a CDS encoding SRPBCC family protein, translated as MPQVTASVVIPHPAQVVWDYIIDPDHLSIILPGIVSVDAGKEPPYGPGDVWHGVSRSFGITNKWTGVFTRVDIPHVMEMEITESRFPFATIDTLEEVASGTRYTFRVTGDPALGGPLGRLVDAVMSMAFKRTLVKHLARLPAHIDAWVSEKR; from the coding sequence ATGCCGCAAGTAACCGCATCGGTTGTCATCCCCCACCCAGCGCAAGTCGTCTGGGACTACATCATCGACCCGGACCATTTGTCCATCATCTTGCCCGGCATCGTCTCGGTCGATGCCGGCAAGGAGCCTCCATACGGCCCCGGCGATGTATGGCACGGAGTCAGCCGCTCGTTCGGCATCACCAACAAATGGACCGGCGTCTTCACCCGGGTTGATATCCCCCACGTGATGGAGATGGAGATAACAGAATCCAGATTCCCCTTCGCCACCATCGACACCCTGGAAGAGGTCGCAAGCGGCACTCGCTACACCTTCCGGGTGACCGGCGACCCGGCTTTGGGCGGACCACTCGGCCGACTGGTGGACGCCGTCATGTCGATGGCCTTTAAGCGGACGTTGGTCAAGCATCTGGCACGGCTCCCCGCCCACATCGATGCATGGGTGTCGGAGAAACGCTGA
- a CDS encoding 4-hydroxy-3-methylbut-2-enyl diphosphate reductase, protein MVPTVDMGIPGASSSVASSLADAPTRKRVLLAEPRGYCAGVDRAVETVERALEKHGAPVYVRHEIVHNRHVVDTLAKAGAVFVQETDQVPEGAIVVFSAHGVAPTVYAAAAERNLQTIDATCPLVTKVHNEAKRFARDDYDILLIGHEGHEEVIGTAGEAPDHVQLVDGVESVQHVNVRDEDKVIWLSQTTLSVDETMEIVGRLRERFPKLQDPPSDDICYATQNRQVAVKAMAPECELVIVVGSRNSSNSVRLVEVALGAGSRAAYLVDWADDIDPAWLDGVTTVGVTSGASVPEVLVRGVLERLAEHGYGLVQPVTTANETLVFALPREIRPARSKG, encoded by the coding sequence ATGGTGCCCACTGTCGACATGGGGATTCCCGGTGCTTCGAGCTCAGTTGCCAGCTCGCTAGCCGACGCCCCGACCCGCAAGCGGGTGCTGCTGGCCGAGCCGCGCGGTTACTGCGCCGGGGTTGATCGGGCCGTAGAGACCGTCGAACGCGCCTTGGAAAAGCACGGCGCACCCGTCTATGTGCGGCACGAGATCGTGCACAACCGGCACGTGGTGGACACGCTGGCCAAGGCCGGCGCGGTGTTCGTTCAGGAAACCGATCAGGTGCCCGAGGGCGCGATCGTCGTCTTCTCCGCGCACGGGGTCGCACCGACGGTCTACGCCGCGGCGGCCGAGCGCAACCTGCAGACCATCGACGCCACCTGCCCGCTGGTCACCAAGGTGCACAACGAGGCCAAGCGCTTCGCAAGGGACGACTACGACATCCTGCTGATCGGTCATGAAGGCCACGAGGAGGTCATTGGCACGGCCGGGGAGGCGCCCGACCATGTACAGCTGGTCGACGGGGTCGAGTCGGTGCAGCACGTCAACGTGCGCGACGAGGACAAAGTGATCTGGTTGTCGCAGACCACGCTGTCGGTCGACGAGACCATGGAGATCGTCGGGCGGTTGCGGGAGCGTTTTCCCAAGCTGCAGGATCCGCCCAGCGACGATATCTGCTACGCGACACAGAACCGGCAGGTCGCGGTGAAGGCGATGGCGCCGGAGTGCGAGCTGGTGATCGTGGTGGGTTCGCGCAACTCGTCGAATTCGGTGCGGCTGGTTGAGGTGGCGCTGGGCGCCGGCTCGCGGGCTGCGTATCTGGTGGATTGGGCCGACGACATCGATCCGGCCTGGCTGGACGGCGTCACGACGGTCGGTGTGACGTCGGGCGCGTCGGTGCCCGAGGTGCTAGTCCGCGGTGTGCTCGAGCGGCTGGCTGAACACGGCTACGGCCTGGTTCAACCGGTGACGACGGCGAACGAGACGCTGGTGTTCGCGCTGCCGAGGGAGATCCGACCGGCCCGATCGAAAGGCTGA
- a CDS encoding TIGR03086 family metal-binding protein has protein sequence MTDSALDALETARSQLTPRLKAINMAQWNNTTTCPEWNLRQLVNHVVGLHHRIARILRGGSREQFIATREDDWLGTDHIAAWQRGTNALDDAIGSLADLNTVVAYRVPLPARDAVGLVAFDTAIHIWDISRAIGFDERLDDALVEFALDFIEWVLNEPRLSFFTPPVGPPPSGAAPQGRLLYLAGREP, from the coding sequence ATGACGGACTCAGCACTCGATGCCTTGGAGACTGCGCGGTCGCAGCTGACACCCCGGCTGAAAGCCATCAACATGGCCCAGTGGAACAACACCACTACGTGCCCCGAATGGAACTTGCGGCAATTGGTGAATCACGTCGTGGGTCTGCATCACCGCATCGCGCGGATCCTTCGGGGCGGCAGCCGCGAGCAGTTCATCGCGACGCGGGAAGACGACTGGCTCGGGACCGACCACATTGCGGCGTGGCAGCGGGGTACCAACGCACTGGATGACGCGATCGGCTCCCTGGCGGACCTCAATACCGTTGTGGCCTACCGGGTTCCGCTTCCCGCCCGCGACGCGGTCGGTCTCGTCGCGTTCGACACCGCCATCCACATCTGGGACATCTCCCGTGCGATTGGGTTCGACGAGCGACTCGACGACGCACTGGTCGAGTTCGCGCTGGACTTCATCGAATGGGTGCTGAACGAACCCCGCTTGTCGTTCTTCACGCCGCCGGTAGGCCCGCCTCCGTCGGGGGCAGCTCCGCAGGGTCGGCTCCTCTACCTTGCCGGCCGCGAACCCTGA
- a CDS encoding DUF6542 domain-containing protein yields MSAQRERSAVEPNHRSIVPSIPGVPWWAAVLIAVGATALGYLLDAGHKDLTHTFALLYIAGCVAAVLAVRQAAVFTAVIQPPLILFCAVPGAYWLFHGGKVDKFKDLLINCGYPLIERFPLMLGTAGGVLLIGLVRWYFGKNSRTAPSADSATDDVPARTQARTPLLTELAAKVRALLAGLSGEEIDEAEAPPAHARGRTTRTTRPARSGTRSAQRPAARTRSRHARPDDTYAPSDERPRRTTRRSAVPSPDAGDFDPADPPRRPRRRRPDPDTDLGAPPPREARREPRTRRNPYERPYERPYDRPEPRSSRFDRYETYDRPEPPARGERRSRHERLAPEPYPPYEPPRRRTAPAGSGGGTPTHHPISQVRYRGQPPRNDPRGEPLDEPRGTGRNRPRASRRPPAEWEYDG; encoded by the coding sequence GTGTCAGCGCAGCGGGAGAGGTCCGCGGTGGAGCCCAACCACCGCTCGATCGTCCCAAGCATCCCAGGGGTGCCGTGGTGGGCGGCTGTCCTCATCGCCGTCGGAGCGACGGCCCTGGGCTACTTGCTGGATGCTGGGCATAAAGATCTCACGCACACGTTCGCCCTGTTGTACATCGCAGGATGCGTGGCGGCGGTGCTGGCGGTGCGACAGGCGGCGGTGTTCACCGCGGTCATCCAGCCGCCGCTTATCCTGTTCTGCGCGGTCCCCGGGGCATACTGGCTGTTCCATGGCGGCAAGGTCGACAAGTTCAAAGACTTGCTGATCAACTGCGGTTACCCGCTGATCGAACGGTTCCCACTGATGCTGGGCACCGCGGGCGGGGTGCTGCTGATCGGGTTGGTCCGCTGGTATTTCGGCAAGAACAGCCGAACGGCCCCGTCCGCCGACTCGGCCACGGACGACGTCCCGGCACGAACACAAGCACGGACCCCGCTGCTCACCGAGCTCGCCGCCAAGGTACGCGCCCTGCTGGCCGGGCTGTCCGGCGAGGAAATCGACGAGGCCGAAGCCCCACCGGCGCACGCCAGAGGGCGGACCACGAGAACCACCCGCCCCGCGCGTAGCGGCACCCGCTCCGCGCAGCGTCCGGCAGCCCGAACCCGGTCGCGGCACGCCCGCCCAGACGACACATACGCGCCCAGTGACGAGCGCCCGCGCCGCACTACCCGCAGAAGCGCGGTGCCCTCACCCGACGCGGGCGACTTCGACCCCGCCGACCCGCCCCGCCGGCCGCGGCGTCGGCGACCCGACCCAGACACCGATCTGGGTGCTCCGCCCCCGCGGGAGGCGCGCCGCGAGCCGCGCACGCGGCGCAACCCCTATGAGCGGCCGTACGAACGCCCCTACGACCGTCCCGAGCCGCGCAGCAGCCGCTTCGACCGGTACGAAACCTACGATCGGCCCGAGCCGCCGGCCCGCGGCGAACGCCGCAGCCGCCACGAGCGCCTTGCGCCCGAGCCGTACCCGCCCTACGAGCCGCCTCGTCGACGCACCGCGCCGGCAGGTTCTGGCGGTGGCACCCCAACTCACCACCCGATTTCGCAGGTGCGGTATCGCGGCCAGCCCCCACGTAACGATCCGCGCGGCGAGCCCCTCGACGAGCCGCGTGGGACTGGCCGCAACCGCCCGCGTGCCTCACGCCGACCACCCGCCGAATGGGAATACGACGGCTGA
- the xseA gene encoding exodeoxyribonuclease VII large subunit — translation MTRGAAPRPEANSPENPFPVRAVAIRVAGWIDRLGTVWVEGQLAQINMRPNTNTVFMTLRDPAADMSLTVTCSRDLVLNAPVKLAEGTQVVVCGKPSFYTGRGTFSLRLNEIRAIGVGELLARIDRLRRLLDAEGLFDPRLKRPIPFLPNTIGLISSRASHAERDVTTVASARWPAVRFAIRHAAVQGVNAVAQIVEALQDLDRNPEVDVIVLARGGGSTEDLLPFSDETLCRAISACLTPVISAVGHEPDNPLCDLVADLRAATPTDAAKKVVPDAAAEQRLIADLRQRNGQALRNWVTREQRALAHLRSRPALADPLRMLTTRAEEISRARSALRRDVNRMLAVETERVGHLRARLSTLGPAATLARGYAVVQVAATGAVLRSVDDAVAGTELRVRVADGAIAALSEGLTDGS, via the coding sequence GTGACTCGCGGCGCTGCGCCGCGACCGGAGGCGAACTCGCCGGAGAACCCGTTCCCGGTGCGCGCCGTCGCCATCCGGGTGGCCGGCTGGATCGACCGGCTCGGGACCGTTTGGGTGGAGGGCCAGCTGGCGCAGATCAACATGCGGCCCAACACCAACACGGTCTTCATGACATTGCGCGACCCCGCCGCCGACATGTCCCTGACGGTGACCTGCTCGCGTGACCTGGTGCTCAATGCACCGGTGAAGCTGGCCGAAGGCACCCAGGTGGTGGTGTGCGGCAAACCCTCGTTTTACACCGGACGAGGTACATTCTCGTTGCGGCTCAATGAGATTCGGGCCATCGGTGTCGGCGAGCTGCTGGCCCGCATCGACCGGCTGCGCCGGCTACTAGACGCCGAGGGTCTGTTCGACCCGCGGCTCAAGCGCCCGATTCCCTTTCTGCCCAACACGATCGGGCTGATCTCGAGCAGGGCCAGTCACGCCGAACGGGACGTGACGACGGTGGCCTCGGCGCGCTGGCCAGCGGTGCGTTTCGCCATTCGGCACGCTGCCGTGCAGGGCGTGAACGCCGTCGCACAGATCGTCGAGGCGCTCCAGGACCTCGACCGGAATCCAGAGGTCGACGTGATCGTGCTGGCCCGCGGCGGCGGCAGCACCGAGGACCTGCTGCCCTTCTCCGACGAGACGCTGTGCCGCGCGATCTCGGCCTGCCTGACACCGGTGATCAGCGCGGTCGGACACGAGCCCGACAACCCGCTGTGCGACCTGGTTGCCGATCTACGTGCGGCCACCCCTACCGATGCCGCCAAGAAAGTAGTTCCTGACGCCGCCGCCGAGCAGCGGCTGATCGCGGACCTGCGCCAGCGCAACGGCCAAGCGTTGCGCAACTGGGTGACCCGCGAACAGCGCGCCCTGGCGCACCTGCGCAGCCGTCCCGCGCTGGCCGACCCGCTGCGGATGCTAACCACGCGGGCCGAGGAGATTTCGCGCGCACGTTCGGCACTCCGCCGCGACGTCAACCGGATGCTCGCTGTCGAGACCGAGCGCGTCGGACATCTGCGAGCCCGACTGTCTACGCTGGGACCGGCGGCAACCCTGGCGCGCGGTTACGCGGTGGTCCAGGTGGCGGCGACGGGCGCAGTGCTGCGGTCCGTCGACGACGCTGTCGCCGGCACCGAGCTGCGGGTGCGCGTTGCCGACGGTGCTATCGCAGCGCTAAGCGAAGGACTGACCGATGGATCCTGA
- a CDS encoding OsmC family protein, which translates to MTTSTSQLGAVIAATQDAVAQNRVNAQVVFRAAATAHDAVASTISLGQYQVEVDEPPALGGESKAPNPVEYYLASLLSCQIVTWRFWAEKLGIAVDEITAQAEGDLDVQGFFGFDDSVRAGFQEVRVLITVTGPETAQRYRELQEAVDAHCPVLDLTRNATSVLTRLELA; encoded by the coding sequence GTGACAACATCGACCAGCCAGCTCGGCGCCGTCATCGCGGCCACGCAGGATGCCGTCGCCCAGAATCGGGTCAACGCCCAGGTCGTCTTCCGGGCCGCCGCCACCGCCCACGACGCGGTGGCCAGCACGATCAGTCTCGGCCAGTACCAGGTCGAGGTCGACGAGCCGCCGGCCTTGGGCGGGGAATCCAAGGCCCCTAACCCCGTCGAGTATTACCTAGCATCACTGCTGTCGTGCCAGATCGTCACCTGGCGATTCTGGGCCGAGAAGCTTGGCATCGCGGTCGACGAGATCACCGCGCAAGCCGAAGGCGATCTCGACGTCCAGGGCTTCTTCGGGTTCGACGACAGTGTGCGCGCCGGGTTTCAGGAGGTCCGGGTGCTCATTACCGTGACGGGGCCGGAAACCGCGCAGCGCTACCGCGAACTGCAGGAAGCGGTCGATGCGCACTGCCCAGTACTCGATCTGACCCGCAACGCCACTTCGGTTCTCACCCGCCTGGAGCTTGCCTGA
- a CDS encoding adenylate/guanylate cyclase domain-containing protein yields the protein MVPVGDVLQIALYALAGVALLEAGGLVVLWQLLTRSRREVEELQQRADVRNRLWSGGREAVKTVWNTANIVRKEGFGAAVRSSIEDLADWAEVERPDLARVTPDGRVVILFSDIEDSTSLNERIGDRAWVKLIGAHDKLVQQRVKQHSGHVVKSQGDGFMVAFARAEQAVRCGLDVQHALAKDAKRRRHHEIRVRIGIHMGRSVRRGDDLFGRNVAMAARVAAQAVGGEILVSEPVRDAVSGCDDIAFDEGREVELKGFSGSYRLYAVEAEPEPDRD from the coding sequence ATGGTGCCCGTGGGTGACGTGCTGCAGATCGCGCTGTACGCCCTGGCCGGGGTCGCGCTACTCGAGGCCGGTGGCCTGGTCGTGCTGTGGCAGCTACTCACCCGCAGCCGCCGAGAGGTCGAGGAACTGCAGCAGCGGGCGGACGTCCGCAACCGCCTGTGGTCCGGTGGCCGCGAGGCCGTTAAAACGGTGTGGAACACCGCAAACATCGTGCGTAAAGAAGGTTTCGGTGCGGCGGTACGCAGCTCGATCGAGGACCTGGCGGACTGGGCCGAGGTGGAGCGGCCCGACTTGGCCCGGGTCACCCCGGACGGACGAGTGGTGATTCTGTTCTCCGACATCGAGGACTCCACCTCCCTCAACGAGCGCATCGGCGACCGAGCCTGGGTCAAGCTCATCGGGGCGCACGACAAGCTGGTGCAACAGCGGGTGAAGCAGCACTCGGGGCATGTGGTCAAGAGCCAGGGCGACGGGTTTATGGTCGCCTTCGCGCGTGCCGAGCAGGCGGTGCGGTGCGGCCTGGATGTGCAACACGCACTGGCGAAGGACGCAAAACGCAGGCGGCACCACGAGATTCGGGTCCGGATCGGCATTCACATGGGGCGTTCGGTGCGCCGAGGCGACGACTTGTTCGGGCGCAACGTCGCGATGGCCGCGCGGGTCGCCGCCCAAGCCGTCGGCGGTGAGATCCTGGTCAGCGAACCGGTCCGGGACGCGGTCAGCGGCTGCGACGACATCGCCTTCGACGAGGGCCGCGAGGTCGAGCTGAAGGGGTTCTCCGGCAGTTACCGGTTGTACGCCGTCGAGGCCGAACCCGAGCCGGATCGGGACTGA
- a CDS encoding glyoxalase superfamily protein: MHAKRITANLRVRDIAESKEFYAGFLGLSDEEFNLGWVARMTSPDSGVSVQLVTRDATSVADSVISVHTDDVESAYREAQELGYEIVHPLTTESWGVRRFLVRAPDGNVVNVVHHPD; encoded by the coding sequence TTGCACGCCAAGAGGATTACGGCCAATCTGCGGGTGCGTGACATCGCTGAGTCCAAGGAGTTCTACGCGGGCTTTCTCGGGCTAAGCGACGAAGAGTTCAACTTGGGTTGGGTGGCTAGGATGACCTCTCCCGACAGCGGGGTCAGTGTTCAGTTGGTGACGCGAGACGCCACGTCGGTTGCGGATTCTGTTATTTCAGTCCATACCGACGACGTCGAGAGCGCCTATCGGGAGGCCCAGGAACTGGGTTACGAGATTGTGCATCCGCTCACCACGGAGTCCTGGGGAGTTCGCCGCTTTCTGGTGCGGGCTCCCGATGGCAACGTGGTCAACGTCGTCCACCACCCCGACTGA
- a CDS encoding lipid droplet-associated protein encodes MATAPYGVRLLVGAATVAVEETMRLPKTILMYPMTLASQAAHLVMRFQQNIAELVIKGDTTLESIFPPKDEQPEWATFDEDLEVLDGGQGGFSSIPVDGIDGDRRAEGRFALYSVSDSAESADPPAAKQPSKASSVPVPAVATELDYPQLTLAQLRARLQSLDVAELEALLAYEQATKARAPFQTLLANRITRASAK; translated from the coding sequence ATGGCTACTGCACCGTACGGGGTTCGGCTGCTGGTCGGCGCGGCGACAGTCGCCGTCGAGGAGACGATGAGACTTCCGAAAACCATTCTGATGTACCCGATGACCCTGGCCAGCCAGGCCGCACACCTGGTGATGCGGTTCCAGCAGAACATCGCTGAACTAGTCATCAAGGGCGACACCACGTTGGAGTCGATCTTCCCGCCGAAGGACGAGCAGCCAGAGTGGGCGACGTTCGACGAGGATCTGGAGGTCCTGGACGGCGGCCAAGGCGGATTCTCGTCCATTCCGGTCGACGGGATCGACGGCGACCGCCGCGCCGAGGGGCGCTTTGCGCTGTATTCGGTGTCCGACTCCGCCGAGTCCGCCGACCCGCCGGCTGCCAAGCAGCCGAGCAAGGCGTCCAGCGTGCCGGTACCGGCCGTGGCAACCGAACTCGACTACCCGCAGCTCACCTTGGCGCAGCTGCGCGCCCGGCTGCAGTCGCTGGACGTCGCTGAGCTGGAGGCGCTGCTGGCCTACGAGCAGGCCACCAAGGCCCGTGCCCCGTTCCAGACGCTGCTGGCCAACAGGATCACCCGCGCATCGGCGAAGTGA
- a CDS encoding DUF732 domain-containing protein, with product MVTRAIALVVFAVGLAAPAYADSTDDAFITNLKTSGMDYGAPDRAIQVAKTVVCGSLSTDPNTSNADLVTKVANATNWPALNAAYFTGAAIQAYCPQYGSLTAPSVPSKVPPGPSPAAPTSPSPTVQSA from the coding sequence ATGGTGACGAGAGCGATTGCGCTGGTCGTCTTTGCCGTCGGCCTGGCCGCGCCGGCCTACGCGGACTCCACCGACGACGCGTTCATCACCAACCTCAAGACCTCCGGCATGGACTACGGGGCACCCGATCGAGCCATCCAGGTCGCGAAAACTGTGGTTTGCGGCTCGCTGAGCACCGACCCCAACACCAGCAACGCCGACCTTGTCACCAAGGTCGCCAATGCCACCAACTGGCCAGCGCTCAATGCCGCATACTTCACCGGCGCGGCGATCCAGGCCTACTGCCCCCAATACGGCTCGCTGACCGCGCCGTCGGTGCCCAGTAAGGTGCCACCCGGCCCTAGTCCCGCTGCGCCCACATCACCCTCGCCAACTGTTCAATCGGCGTAA
- the ychF gene encoding redox-regulated ATPase YchF yields the protein MSLSLGIVGLPNVGKSTLFNALTRNNVVAANYPFATIEPNEGVVSLPDPRLDKLAELFGSERIVPAPVTFVDIAGLVQGASEGAGLGNKFLAHIRECDAICQVVRVFADDDVTHVSGKVDPRSDIEVVETELILADMQTLERALPRLEKEARTNKERKPVYDAAAAAQQILDGGTTLFGAGMDTSLLRELNLLTTKPFLYVFNADEAVLTDAARIAELRSLVAPADAVFLDAAIESELIELDDESAAELLESIGQAERGLDALARAGFHTLKLQTYLTAGPKEARAWVIHQGDTAPKAAGVIHTDFEKRFIKAEIVSFDDLVAAGSIAAAKAAGKVRMEGKDYVMTDGDVVEFRHG from the coding sequence GTGAGCCTGAGCCTGGGAATCGTGGGTTTGCCCAATGTCGGCAAGTCGACCCTCTTCAACGCGTTGACGCGCAACAACGTGGTGGCTGCGAACTACCCGTTCGCGACGATCGAACCGAATGAGGGGGTGGTGTCGCTGCCGGACCCGCGGCTGGACAAACTGGCCGAACTCTTCGGATCCGAGCGCATCGTCCCGGCGCCGGTGACGTTCGTCGACATCGCCGGGCTGGTGCAGGGCGCGTCGGAGGGGGCCGGACTGGGCAACAAGTTCCTGGCCCACATCCGTGAATGCGACGCGATTTGCCAGGTGGTGCGGGTGTTCGCCGACGATGATGTGACGCATGTCTCAGGCAAGGTCGACCCCCGATCCGACATCGAGGTCGTCGAGACCGAACTGATCTTGGCCGACATGCAGACCCTGGAGCGCGCGCTACCCCGACTGGAAAAGGAAGCCCGGACCAACAAGGAACGCAAGCCGGTGTACGACGCGGCCGCGGCCGCGCAGCAGATTCTCGACGGCGGTACGACGCTGTTCGGCGCGGGCATGGACACCTCGCTGTTGCGGGAGCTGAACCTGCTGACTACCAAACCGTTCCTCTATGTTTTCAACGCCGACGAGGCGGTACTGACCGACGCCGCGCGGATCGCCGAGCTGCGTTCGCTGGTCGCACCTGCCGACGCCGTATTCCTGGACGCCGCGATCGAGTCCGAGCTGATCGAACTCGACGACGAGTCCGCCGCGGAGTTGCTGGAGTCGATAGGGCAGGCCGAGCGTGGCCTGGATGCGTTGGCGCGGGCGGGTTTTCACACGCTCAAGCTGCAGACTTATCTGACGGCAGGGCCGAAGGAGGCGCGAGCCTGGGTGATTCACCAGGGCGACACCGCGCCGAAGGCGGCTGGGGTGATCCACACCGACTTCGAGAAGCGCTTCATCAAGGCCGAGATCGTCTCGTTCGACGACCTGGTCGCTGCGGGGTCGATCGCTGCGGCCAAGGCGGCCGGCAAGGTCCGAATGGAAGGCAAGGACTACGTGATGACCGATGGGGACGTGGTCGAGTTCCGACACGGGTAA
- a CDS encoding guanylate cyclase — protein sequence MDSNTLTLDQALTETRTGDLWLFRGGSRPDRAIQTLTNAPVNHVGMTVAIDDLPPLIWHAELGDKLVDMWTGSNHRGVQLNDARQVFLQWTERYHQRCWIRQLTPYADRKQENELLRVIARMDGTAFPTTARLTGRWLRGRLPTLNDWVRGIPLLDKKISEKTERRREERKMSIATAYCAETVAITYEEMGLLVTDKDTNWFDPGKFWSGDSLPLAPGYQLGKEIAVIA from the coding sequence GTGGACTCCAACACGCTGACCTTGGACCAAGCGCTGACCGAGACGCGCACCGGCGACCTGTGGCTGTTCCGGGGCGGTTCCCGGCCGGACCGCGCCATCCAGACGCTGACCAACGCTCCGGTGAACCACGTCGGTATGACCGTGGCCATCGATGACCTGCCGCCGCTGATCTGGCACGCCGAACTGGGCGACAAGCTGGTCGACATGTGGACCGGCAGCAACCATCGCGGGGTCCAGCTCAACGATGCGCGCCAAGTCTTCCTGCAGTGGACCGAGCGCTACCACCAGCGTTGCTGGATTCGCCAGCTGACGCCCTACGCGGACCGCAAGCAGGAGAACGAGCTGCTGCGGGTGATTGCCCGCATGGACGGCACCGCGTTCCCCACCACCGCGCGACTGACCGGCCGTTGGCTGCGCGGACGCTTGCCCACGCTCAACGACTGGGTTCGGGGAATCCCGTTGTTGGACAAGAAAATTAGCGAGAAGACCGAGCGACGCCGCGAAGAGCGCAAGATGAGCATCGCCACTGCGTACTGCGCGGAGACGGTCGCCATCACCTACGAGGAGATGGGGTTGCTGGTCACGGACAAGGACACCAACTGGTTCGACCCGGGCAAGTTCTGGAGCGGCGACAGTTTGCCATTGGCACCGGGATATCAGCTGGGCAAGGAGATCGCGGTCATCGCCTAG
- a CDS encoding peptidoglycan endopeptidase, giving the protein MTSTTNFDFQCILWVASRLMIALATLMALVNQVSGTPYIPGGDSPAGTDCSGLASWVANAASDRPIFGSRFNTGNEEAALLARGFQHGTAPNALVIGWNGGHTAVTLPDGTPVSSGEGGGVRIGGAGAYQPGFTHHMFLPVDDLPEGDLLAPDAPAVLVDAVGPDPAPPAPEAVEVPAPDLVPEPAPVGEPEMANS; this is encoded by the coding sequence GTGACGAGCACCACAAATTTTGATTTCCAATGCATATTGTGGGTAGCGTCCCGCCTCATGATTGCTCTTGCGACGCTTATGGCACTGGTTAATCAGGTGTCCGGTACGCCCTATATTCCGGGTGGGGATTCACCCGCTGGCACCGACTGCTCGGGACTGGCTTCTTGGGTCGCGAATGCGGCCAGCGACCGCCCGATATTCGGTAGCCGGTTCAACACCGGCAACGAAGAGGCCGCACTGCTTGCCCGCGGCTTCCAGCACGGCACGGCTCCCAACGCGCTGGTGATCGGGTGGAACGGCGGGCACACCGCGGTGACGCTGCCCGACGGAACCCCGGTTTCCAGCGGCGAGGGCGGCGGTGTACGGATCGGCGGGGCCGGCGCATACCAGCCCGGATTCACCCATCACATGTTCCTGCCGGTCGATGACCTGCCCGAAGGCGACCTCCTCGCCCCAGATGCCCCCGCCGTACTGGTTGACGCGGTAGGACCCGATCCCGCTCCGCCGGCCCCGGAAGCGGTCGAGGTGCCGGCGCCCGACCTGGTACCGGAGCCGGCACCAGTCGGTGAGCCGGAAATGGCGAACTCCTAA
- a CDS encoding exodeoxyribonuclease VII small subunit: MDPDPEHDSTTPISQLGYENCRDELVEVVRLLEQGGLDLDASLRLWERGEQLAKRCEEHLAGARQRVADALAAGESDPS, translated from the coding sequence ATGGATCCTGACCCCGAGCACGATTCGACTACACCTATTAGTCAGCTCGGCTATGAAAATTGTCGGGACGAGCTGGTCGAAGTGGTGCGGCTGCTGGAGCAGGGCGGATTGGATCTCGATGCGTCGCTGCGGCTTTGGGAAAGAGGCGAACAACTAGCCAAAAGATGCGAGGAACACTTAGCTGGCGCCCGGCAACGAGTGGCCGACGCGCTGGCCGCCGGCGAGTCCGACCCGAGCTGA